One Rosa chinensis cultivar Old Blush chromosome 5, RchiOBHm-V2, whole genome shotgun sequence genomic region harbors:
- the LOC112167272 gene encoding probable polyamine transporter At3g13620 → MKTPQHSPSSEKLLEGEEKQCLKEPPTSTKITTKKLAFIPLLCLIYFQVSGGPYGTETMVGAGGTFYAILGIIFFPILWSVPEALITAELSTAFPGNGGFVIWTHQAFGPFWGFLIGFWKFLSAVINLSSYPIICLRYIDPDLPLFSSSTPHYLVISVSTLFLSVLNFTGLHIVGYASISLGILSYLPFLVITCFAIPQIDPSHWVLLGQKGKKKDWPLFFNTLFWNMNCWDNVSTLVAEGVTQPSKTLPKAFLSSGLITCFAHLVPLLASVGAMKIDLDDWVDGYYTIVAEKIVGKKFKRWVRIGAFLSGIGVFQSQLSSCSYQLLGMTELGLLPTFFSARSKQFNTPWVGILISTVISILISSMKFRHVTSLVNVFYSLGMMFEIAAFISLRMKFPHVDRPFKVPLTKLRSLIAMCFFPFGFLLYVVCVGQPIVFLVVALLTMLGILWYFCMRIFQAKMWVDFNHVMKKLADYENLGYYDQIVK, encoded by the exons ATGAAAACACCCCAACATTCTCCCAGTTCAGAAAAGCTTCTTGAAGGTGAAGAAAAACAATGCCTAAAAGAACCTCCAACTAGCACTAAGATCACAACCAAAAAACTAGCTTTCATCCCATTACTCTGCCTGATCTACTTTCAAGTCTCTGGTGGCCCTTATGGCACAGAAACCATGGTTGGTGCTGGGGGTACTTTCTATGCAATCCTTGGCATCATATTCTTCCCAATCCTCTGGAGCGTTCCCGAGGCCCTCATCACTGCTGAACTGTCCACTGCCTTTCCCGGCAATGGTGGCTTCGTCATATGGACTCACCAAGCCTTTGGTCCCTTCTGGGGCTTCCTCATTgggttttggaagttccttaGTGCTGTCATAAACTTATCTTCATACCCAATTATCTGTTTACGCTACATTGATCCAGATCTTCCACTTTTCTCCTCAAGCACACCTCACTATCTTGTAATCTCTGTTTCGACTCTGTTTCTCTCTGTTCTCAACTTTACTGGTTTGCATATAGTGGGTTATGCTTCAATATCTTTGGGGATTCTGTCATACCTGCCCTTTTTAGTAATTACTTGTTTTGCAATTCCCCAAATTGATCCTAGCCACTGGGTACTTCTAGGCCAAAAGGGTAAGAAAAAAGACTGGCCTTTGTTCTTTAATACCCTCTTTTGGAACATGAATTGTTGGGACAATGTTAGTACTTTAGTAGCAGAGGGTGTTACACAACCCTCAAAAACATTACCAAAAGCATTTCTCTCAAGTGGATTGATCACTTGCTTTGCTCATTTAGTACCTCTTCTAGCTTCAGTTGGGGCTATGAAAATTGACCTAGATGATTGGGTTGATGGATATTACACAATTGTGGCAGAAAAAATTGTGgggaaaaaattcaaaaggtgGGTTAGGATTGGAGCCTTTTTATCTGGTATTGGTGTTTTTCAGTCCCAGCTGAGCAGTTGTTCATATCAGCTTCTAGGTATGACTGAATTAGGGTTGTTACCAACATTTTTCAGTGCACGGTCCAAACAGTTCAACACTCCTTGGGTGGGGATTCTGATATCAACAGTGATATCGATCTTAATTTCAAGTATGAAATTCAGACATGTCACATCATTAGTGAATGTTTTCTACAGTCTGGGGATGATGTTCGAAATCGCAGCTTTTATTTCCTTGAGGATGAAGTTTCCACATGTGGATAGGCCCTTCAAAGTTCCACTTACAAAGCTGAGGAGTCTGATAGCAATGtgcttctttccatttgggTTTTTATTGTATGTGGTTTGTGTTGGGCAGCCAATTGTGTTTTTGGTGGTTGCTTTGCTGACCATGTTGGGCATTCTTTGGTATTTCTGCATGAGGATTTTCCAGGCTAAGATGTGGGTAGACTTCAACCATGTTATGAAAAAGCTAGCAGATTATGAAAATTTGGG CTACTATGATCAGATTGTGAAATAA
- the LOC112166793 gene encoding F-box/kelch-repeat protein At1g15670: protein MHKNQFSAEMGIPKVPEWIPGLPEELGLECLTRLPYSAHPTASRVCRPWRSLLESEEFYRHRKQNGYTRNVACLVQAVAVAVELNTGPKSGAGGSPSYGIAVFDSVSGTWERLDPIPKYPNGLPMFCRVASCEGKLVVMGGWDPATYKPVTDVFVYEFTTCRWRRGAAMPSKRSFFAIGSRGSRVYVAGGHDESKNALKSAWVYDLRRDEWAELTQMSRERDECHGVVIGDEFWVVSGYGTASQGAFEGGAEALDLGSGRWRRVEGAWEEGECPRACGGGVGRDGRLVSWAEFGPAVRVGTRGVNLGSRVLVMGSEYDGGSQGVFMKDGQNGKLERVSVPEEFSGFIQSGCCVEI, encoded by the coding sequence ATGCATAAAAATCAATTCTCGGCTGAAATGGGGATTCCTAAAGTCCCCGAGTGGATTCCGGGCTTGCCGGAAGAGCTCGGCCTCGAGTGCCTGACCCGGCTTCCGTACTCGGCCCACCCCACCGCCTCCCGGGTCTGCCGTCCGTGGCGGTCCTTGCTCGAAAGCGAGGAGTTCTATCGCCACAGGAAGCAGAACGGGTACACCCGAAACGTGGCGTGCTTGGTCCAGGCCGTTGCGGTCGCCGTCGAATTGAACACGGGCCCCAAATCGGGTGCCGGAGGCTCGCCGAGTTACGGAATCGCCGTGTTCGACTCGGTGAGTGGGACCTGGGAGCGGCTCGACCCGATTCCCAAGTACCCGAATGGGCTGCCGATGTTTTGTCGGGTGGCGAGCTGCGAGGGCAAGCTGGTGGTGATGGGCGGGTGGGATCCGGCGACGTACAAGCCGGTCACCGACGTGTTCGTTTACGAGTTTACGACGTGTCGTTGGAGGAGGGGGGCGGCAATGCCGTCGAAGCGGTCGTTTTTCGCGATCGGGTCGCGCGGGAGTCGGGTCTACGTTGCGGGCGGGCACGACGAGAGCAAGAACGCGCTGAAATCGGCGTGGGTTTACGACCTGAGGCGGGACGAGTGGGCCGAGTTGACTCAGATGAGTCGGGAGCGGGACGAGTGTCACGGGGTGGTGATCGGGGACGAGTTCTGGGTGGTGAGCGGGTACGGGACGGCGAGCCAGGGAGCGTTTGAGGGCGGAGCGGAGGCGTTGGATCTCGGGTCGGGTCGGTGGAGGCGGGTCGAGGGCGCGTGGGAGGAAGGGGAGTGTCCGAGGGCGTGTGGGGGTGGAGTTGGGAGAGATGGGAGGCTGGTGAGTTGGGCCGAGTTTGGCCCGGCGGTCCGGGTCGGGACCCGTGGGGTGAATCTCGGGTCCCGGGTCCTGGTGATGGGTTCGGAGTACGATGGCGGGAGCCAAGGGGTATTCATGAAGGATGGGCAAAATGGTAAATTAGAGAGGGTTAGTGTGCCTGaagagttttctgggtttattCAATCAGGCTGTTGCGTTGAGATTTAG
- the LOC112168261 gene encoding feruloyl CoA ortho-hydroxylase F6H1-3 — translation MAPSISQTITDPSDLTDFVINKGNGVKGLSQMGLKSLPKQYIQPLEERMSMNMTKMPEESIPIIDMSNWEDPKVAESICNAAEKWGFFQLLNHGVPIEVLEHVKEATHKFFEMPAEEKCKFSKEHSSSNNVRFGTSFSPEAEKALEWKDWLSLFYVSEDEASAHWPPVCKAEVLEYMKRTDILIKRLLEILMKRLNVTEIDTTKEPLLMGSKRINLNYYPVCPNPELTVGVGRHSDVSTLTILLQDYIGGLYVRAETTDEDTWMHVPPLDGSLVINVGDALQIMSNGKYKSVEHRVVANGSKTRISVPIFVNPRPSDVIGPLPEVLESSGEKPLYKQVLYSDYVRHFFRKAHDGKSTVDFAKI, via the exons ATGGCACCATCTATAAGCCAAACCATCACAGACCCTTCAGATCTCACTGATTTTGTCATAAACAAAGGCAATGGAGTAAAGGGTCTTTCCCAAATGGGACTCAAAAGCCTCCCAAAGCAATATATCCAACCCCTTGAAGAAAGAATGAGTATGAATATGACAAAAATGCCTGAAGAATCCATTCCCATCATTGACATGTCAAACTGGGAGGACCCGAAAGTGGCAGAATCAATTTGCAATGCGGCAGAGAAGTGGGGGTTCTTTCAACTACTCAACCATGGTGTGCCCATTGAAGTCCTTGAGCATGtcaaggaagcaactcacaagTTTTTTGAGATGCCGGCTGAGGAGAAGTGTAAGTTCTCGAAAGAGCATTCGTCTTCAAACAATGTCCGGTTTGGGACAAGCTTTAGTCCTGAAGCAGAGAAGGCACTGGAGTGGAAAGACTGGCTTAGTCTCTTCTATGTTTCTGAGGATGAGGCCTCTGCACACTGGCCTCCAGTTTGCAA ggcTGAAGTGCTCGAATACATGAAGAGGACAGATATACTCATAAAACGACTCCTAGAGATACTGATGAAAAGGTTAAACGTGACAGAAATAGACACAACCAAAGAACCACTTCTAATGGGATCCAAGCGAATTAACCTCAACTACTACCCCGTTTGCCCAAACCCTGAGCTGACAGTTGGAGTTGGGCGTCACTCTGATGTCTCCACACTCACAATCCTCCTTCAAGACTACATCGGAGGGCTTTACGTCCGAGCTGAGACTACTGATGAAGATACCTGGATGCATGTTCCTCCATTGGATGGGTCATTAGTGATCAACGTTGGTGATGCACTGCAAATAATGAGCAATGGAAAATACAAGAGCGTCGAGCATCGAGTGGTTGCTAATGGAAGTAAGACTAGAATTTCGGTTCCCATATTTGTGAATCCGAGGCCATCGGACGTGATAGGGCCTCTGCCTGAAGTGCTTGAGAGTAGTGGGGAGAAACCATTGTATAAGCAAGTTCTGTATTCTGACTATGTCAGGCATTTCTTCCGGAAGGCTCATGATGGGAAGAGTACAGTTGACTTTGCCAAAATCTGA
- the LOC112166777 gene encoding probable acyl-activating enzyme 18, peroxisomal isoform X1, translating to MVKTISELGLGDFVHAGLTINEAKDFEAVLKQTISATNATSFDPGEVWRQIVAQRLLKPSHPHELHQLVYYSVYANWDVSNRGPPLYWFPSLYESRHTNLGRVMEMHGSQLLGTSYKDPISSFSLFQKFSVENPEAYWSIILKELSISFREAPKCILDRTEKSKHGGVWLQDSVLNIAECCLLPIRQPRREDDSVAVIWRDEGCDDSSVNCMTLKELREQVMLVANALDQDATFSKGDAIAIDMPMTVSAVVIYLAIILAGYVVVSIADSFAVNEIATRLRVSKAKGIFTQDFIIRGGRKFPLYSRVVDAAPCKAIVLPAIGNSVGIQLREQDISWNDFLSSVNHLPRKNYYAPVYQPIDSMTNILFSSGTTGDPKAIPWTQLSPIRCAADSWAHADSQVGDVFCWPTNLGWVMGPILLYSCFLSGATLALYHGSPLGRGFGKFVQDAGVTVLGTVPSLVKAWKSTECMKGLDWTKIKSFASTGEASNVDDDLWLSSRAYYKPIFECCGGTELASSYIMASPLQPQAFGAFSTKSMTTGFVILDESGVPYPDDEACVGEVGLFPLYMGATDRLLNADHEEVYFKGMPMYNGMQLRRHGDIIKRTVGGYYIVQGRADDTMNLGGIKTSSIEIERVCDLSDESILETAAVSVAPVNGGPEQLVIYAVLKKGFETKADELKTKFSRAIHSNLNPLFKVSLVKIVAEFPRTASNKLVRRVLRDQNEA from the exons GACCATAAGTGAATTGGGATTGGGTGACTTTGTTCATGCAGGCCTGACCATCAATGAGGCCAAGGACTTCGAAGCTGTCCTTAAGCAGACGATCTCTGCAACCAACGCCACGTCATTTGATCCAGGAGAGGTGTGGAGGCAGATAGTGGCTCAGAGATTGCTGAAACCTTCACACCCACATGAGCTGCACCAACTGGTTTACTACTCCGTCTATGCCAATTGGGATGTCTCCAACAGAGGCCCTCCTCTCTACTGGTTCCCTTCTCT ATATGAATCTAGACACACAAACTTGGGCCGAGTGATGGAAATGCATGGTTCACAGCTTTTAGGAACATCATATAAGGATCCTATATCAAGTTTTAGCCTTTTCCAGAAATTTTCTGTTGAGAATCCCGAG GCTTACTGGTCAATTATTCTAAAAGAGCTCTCAATTTCATTTCGAGAGGCCCCAAAGTGTATTCTAGATAGGACTGAAAAATCGAAGCATGGGGGAGTGTGGCTTCAAGATTCAGTTCTGAATATAGCTGAATGTTGTTTGCTACCCATCAGACAACCAAGGAGAGAGGATGACAGTGTGGCTGTTATATGGAGAGATGAAGGCTGTGATGATTCTTCTGTAAATTGTATGACACTAAAAGAACTTCGGGAACAAGTAAT GTTGGTGGCTAATGCACTAGACCAGGATGCAACCTTTTCAAAGGGTGATGCCATCGCAATTGACATGCCAATGACAGTCAGTGCAGTTGTCATATATTTGGCAATCATACTAGCAGGATATGTAGTTGTATCAATAGCTGACAGTTTCGCTGTTAACGAAATTGCAACTCGTCTGCGTGTGTCTAAAGCAAAGGGAATCTTTACCCAG GATTTCATAATACGAGGAGGTCGTAAATTTCCTCTGTACAG tCGGGTTGTGGATGCTGCTCCATGTAAAGCTATTGTGCTTCCAGCAATTGGGAACAGTGTAGGCATTCAATTAAGAGAACAGGATATATCCTGGAATGACTTTCTGTCTAGTGTCAATCATCTGCCGAG AAAGAATTACTACGCTCCAGTCTATCAGCCAATAGACTCCATGACAAATATTCTCTTTTCATCAGGAACAACAG GAGATCCAAAAGCTATCCCATGGACACAACTTTCGCCAATTCGATGTGCAGCTGATTCATGGGCTCACGCTGATTCTCAAGTTGGAGATGTCTTCTGCTGGCCCACAAATTTAGGATGGGTTATGGGTCCAATTTTACTCTACTCATGCTTTCTAAGTGGTGCAACTCTTGCTCTCTATCATGGATCTCCTCTAGGTCGTGGCTTCGGAAAGTTTGTTCAG GATGCAGGAGTCACTGTTTTGGGTACAGTTCCCAGCTTAGTAAAAGCTTGGAAGAGTACAGAGTGTATGAAAGGCCTAGATTGGACAAAGATAAA ATCATTCGCTTCGACTGGTGAAGCATCTAACGTCGATGATGACCTTTGGCTCTCTTCCCGTGCTTATTACAAGCCCATCTTTGAATGTTGTGGAGGCACAGAACTAGCTTCTTCCTACATAATGGCAAGTCCACTGCAGCCACAAGCTTTCGGGGCCTTTAGCACAAAGTCGATGACAACAGGATTTGTCATCCTTGATGAAAGTGGAGTTCCCTAC CCAGATGATGAAGCTTGTGTTGGGGAAGTGGGTTTATTCCCTCTGTACATGGGAGCAACTGATAGATTGCTAAATGCTGACCATGAAGAAGTCTACTTTAAGGGAATGCCAATGTACAATGGAATG CAACTCAGGAGACATGGAGACATAATCAAAAGAACAGTTGGGGGCTATTATATTGTTCAAGGCAGGGCTGATGACACCATGAACCTTGGTGGCATCAAG ACAAGTTCTATTGAAATTGAGCGCGTATGTGACCTGTCTGACGAAAGTATCTTGGAGACAGCTGCAGTTAGTGTTGCACCAGTGAATGGGGGTCCGGAACAGTTGGTTATATATGCGGTATTAAAGAAGGGATTTGAGACCAAAGCAGACGAGCTAAAGACGAAATTCTCAAGAGCCATTCATAGCAACCTTAATCCTTTGTTCAAG GTGAGCTTGGTCAAGATTGTCGCAGAGTTTCCTCGAACAGCTTCTAATAAGTTAGTAAGAAGAGTTTTGAGGGAccaaaatgaagcatga
- the LOC112166777 gene encoding probable acyl-activating enzyme 18, peroxisomal isoform X2, translating to MPMTVSAVVIYLAIILAGYVVVSIADSFAVNEIATRLRVSKAKGIFTQDFIIRGGRKFPLYSRVVDAAPCKAIVLPAIGNSVGIQLREQDISWNDFLSSVNHLPRKNYYAPVYQPIDSMTNILFSSGTTGDPKAIPWTQLSPIRCAADSWAHADSQVGDVFCWPTNLGWVMGPILLYSCFLSGATLALYHGSPLGRGFGKFVQDAGVTVLGTVPSLVKAWKSTECMKGLDWTKIKSFASTGEASNVDDDLWLSSRAYYKPIFECCGGTELASSYIMASPLQPQAFGAFSTKSMTTGFVILDESGVPYPDDEACVGEVGLFPLYMGATDRLLNADHEEVYFKGMPMYNGMQLRRHGDIIKRTVGGYYIVQGRADDTMNLGGIKTSSIEIERVCDLSDESILETAAVSVAPVNGGPEQLVIYAVLKKGFETKADELKTKFSRAIHSNLNPLFKVSLVKIVAEFPRTASNKLVRRVLRDQNEA from the exons ATGCCAATGACAGTCAGTGCAGTTGTCATATATTTGGCAATCATACTAGCAGGATATGTAGTTGTATCAATAGCTGACAGTTTCGCTGTTAACGAAATTGCAACTCGTCTGCGTGTGTCTAAAGCAAAGGGAATCTTTACCCAG GATTTCATAATACGAGGAGGTCGTAAATTTCCTCTGTACAG tCGGGTTGTGGATGCTGCTCCATGTAAAGCTATTGTGCTTCCAGCAATTGGGAACAGTGTAGGCATTCAATTAAGAGAACAGGATATATCCTGGAATGACTTTCTGTCTAGTGTCAATCATCTGCCGAG AAAGAATTACTACGCTCCAGTCTATCAGCCAATAGACTCCATGACAAATATTCTCTTTTCATCAGGAACAACAG GAGATCCAAAAGCTATCCCATGGACACAACTTTCGCCAATTCGATGTGCAGCTGATTCATGGGCTCACGCTGATTCTCAAGTTGGAGATGTCTTCTGCTGGCCCACAAATTTAGGATGGGTTATGGGTCCAATTTTACTCTACTCATGCTTTCTAAGTGGTGCAACTCTTGCTCTCTATCATGGATCTCCTCTAGGTCGTGGCTTCGGAAAGTTTGTTCAG GATGCAGGAGTCACTGTTTTGGGTACAGTTCCCAGCTTAGTAAAAGCTTGGAAGAGTACAGAGTGTATGAAAGGCCTAGATTGGACAAAGATAAA ATCATTCGCTTCGACTGGTGAAGCATCTAACGTCGATGATGACCTTTGGCTCTCTTCCCGTGCTTATTACAAGCCCATCTTTGAATGTTGTGGAGGCACAGAACTAGCTTCTTCCTACATAATGGCAAGTCCACTGCAGCCACAAGCTTTCGGGGCCTTTAGCACAAAGTCGATGACAACAGGATTTGTCATCCTTGATGAAAGTGGAGTTCCCTAC CCAGATGATGAAGCTTGTGTTGGGGAAGTGGGTTTATTCCCTCTGTACATGGGAGCAACTGATAGATTGCTAAATGCTGACCATGAAGAAGTCTACTTTAAGGGAATGCCAATGTACAATGGAATG CAACTCAGGAGACATGGAGACATAATCAAAAGAACAGTTGGGGGCTATTATATTGTTCAAGGCAGGGCTGATGACACCATGAACCTTGGTGGCATCAAG ACAAGTTCTATTGAAATTGAGCGCGTATGTGACCTGTCTGACGAAAGTATCTTGGAGACAGCTGCAGTTAGTGTTGCACCAGTGAATGGGGGTCCGGAACAGTTGGTTATATATGCGGTATTAAAGAAGGGATTTGAGACCAAAGCAGACGAGCTAAAGACGAAATTCTCAAGAGCCATTCATAGCAACCTTAATCCTTTGTTCAAG GTGAGCTTGGTCAAGATTGTCGCAGAGTTTCCTCGAACAGCTTCTAATAAGTTAGTAAGAAGAGTTTTGAGGGAccaaaatgaagcatga